The proteins below are encoded in one region of Brevundimonas fontaquae:
- a CDS encoding flagellin, whose protein sequence is MTRVATHGNYQSALLSLMNAQGRAQQAQERIDSEKIATDMSGYGRGAEQLTSLTSTQARLEGFISTGEAVKARLSAQDLAMSRIYEGGNGAREAIANSLAAGRIDNLMIELGLNFQTVQGGLNAEHQGSYLFAGGQSDIAPATAATMADLTAAPSTAATFANDTLKQKSRIDEKTTVETGFLASEIGGPLTEVFRNIQAFQNGTAVIVGGVTYTPAGAGTLTGQPDANVTAFLKAQMGELDKANAGLTNQTAKNGLIQNHVETALDAQENQKTALQKMMQDKSGYDPARAITDLQMAQVAIEASAQIINSLKSTSLLNLLR, encoded by the coding sequence ATGACGCGCGTCGCGACCCACGGGAACTACCAGTCGGCCTTGCTCAGCCTGATGAACGCGCAAGGCCGCGCGCAGCAGGCGCAGGAGCGGATCGATAGCGAGAAGATCGCCACCGACATGTCCGGCTATGGCCGAGGCGCCGAACAGCTGACAAGCCTGACATCGACACAGGCGCGACTGGAGGGCTTCATCTCCACCGGCGAGGCCGTGAAGGCGCGGCTGAGCGCCCAGGATCTGGCTATGAGCCGCATCTACGAGGGCGGCAATGGCGCGCGCGAGGCCATTGCAAACAGCCTAGCGGCCGGGCGGATCGACAATCTGATGATCGAGCTGGGTCTAAACTTTCAGACGGTGCAGGGTGGACTGAATGCGGAACACCAGGGCTCATATCTGTTTGCGGGCGGCCAAAGCGACATCGCTCCCGCCACGGCTGCAACCATGGCCGATTTGACGGCGGCGCCGTCCACCGCCGCGACCTTCGCCAACGACACCTTGAAGCAGAAGTCGCGCATCGACGAGAAGACCACGGTCGAGACCGGGTTTCTGGCCAGCGAGATCGGCGGGCCGCTGACCGAGGTGTTCCGCAACATTCAGGCCTTCCAGAACGGCACGGCTGTGATCGTCGGCGGCGTGACCTATACGCCAGCCGGCGCGGGCACGCTGACAGGACAGCCGGACGCCAACGTCACCGCTTTTCTCAAGGCGCAGATGGGCGAACTGGACAAGGCGAATGCGGGCCTGACGAACCAGACGGCCAAAAACGGTCTGATTCAGAACCACGTCGAAACCGCGCTGGACGCCCAGGAAAATCAGAAGACCGCCCTGCAGAAGATGATGCAAGACAAGTCCGGCTATGATCCGGCACGGGCGATTACCGACCTGCAAATGGCGCAGGTGGCGATCGAGGCTTCGGCCCAGATCATCAACTCGCTGAAGAGCACGTCGCTGCTCAATCTGCTGCGTTAA
- a CDS encoding MlaE family ABC transporter permease yields MNQAAYEIVDRDGEARLRLTGDWTTTALGRLPTELSRDLEGRDIASIDTSDLGRFDTAGALALVQASSGRLSKSQWKDRPEAGRIYHMIELLERQSAPAPKRPSAFVRTFAKIGRGVYDFGGEAMLSLAFLGRLMAAVVEAAKHPGGIRWPAWVSQAERAGLDAIPIVMITNFFIGAVIAFIGVDLLTDFGAQVFAVQLIGVAMFREFAVVIASVLLAGRSASAFAAEIGSMRMNQEVDAMQVMGVNPFQALVIPRVASLVLMLPLLTFMGMIGGLVGGLVVCWSSLNLGPSFFFQRLVEDGTMAQHLMVGLVKAPVFALVIAAIGCRQGMSVAGDVESLGRRVTAAVVQAIFAIIFLDAVFALVFLELNI; encoded by the coding sequence ATGAACCAAGCCGCATACGAAATCGTCGATCGTGATGGCGAGGCCCGTCTGCGCCTGACCGGCGACTGGACGACCACGGCGCTGGGCCGTCTGCCGACGGAGCTGAGCCGCGATTTGGAAGGCCGCGATATCGCGAGCATTGATACCTCTGACCTCGGTCGTTTCGATACCGCAGGCGCGCTCGCCCTTGTGCAGGCCTCAAGCGGTCGTCTGTCCAAGAGCCAGTGGAAGGATCGACCGGAGGCCGGTCGCATCTATCACATGATCGAGCTGCTGGAGCGCCAGAGCGCCCCGGCGCCGAAACGCCCCAGCGCCTTCGTTCGCACCTTCGCCAAGATCGGACGGGGCGTTTACGATTTCGGCGGCGAGGCCATGTTGTCGCTGGCCTTCCTGGGCCGGCTGATGGCTGCTGTGGTGGAAGCCGCCAAACATCCCGGCGGCATCCGCTGGCCGGCCTGGGTCAGTCAGGCCGAGCGCGCCGGGCTGGACGCCATTCCGATCGTCATGATCACCAACTTCTTCATCGGCGCCGTCATCGCTTTCATCGGCGTGGATTTGCTGACCGACTTCGGCGCCCAAGTGTTTGCGGTTCAGCTGATCGGCGTCGCCATGTTCCGCGAGTTCGCCGTGGTGATCGCCTCGGTCTTGTTGGCTGGACGTTCGGCTTCGGCCTTTGCGGCCGAGATCGGATCGATGCGGATGAACCAGGAGGTCGACGCCATGCAGGTCATGGGCGTCAATCCGTTCCAGGCCCTGGTGATCCCGCGCGTCGCGTCGCTGGTGCTGATGCTGCCGCTGCTGACCTTCATGGGCATGATCGGCGGCCTAGTCGGCGGTCTGGTCGTGTGCTGGAGCTCGCTGAATCTCGGTCCGTCCTTCTTCTTCCAGCGTCTGGTCGAAGATGGCACCATGGCCCAGCATCTGATGGTCGGCCTTGTGAAGGCGCCGGTCTTCGCCCTCGTGATCGCCGCCATCGGTTGCCGTCAGGGCATGTCGGTCGCCGGCGACGTCGAAAGCCTGGGCCGGCGCGTGACGGCCGCCGTGGTTCAAGCCATCTTCGCCATCATCTTCCTGGACGCCGTGTTCGCCCTGGTCTTCCTGGAGCTGAACATATGA
- a CDS encoding flagellar hook assembly protein FlgD — translation MVDAVTTSAAAGRITGGTKALASNFETFLTLLTTQMKNQDPLSPLDSNQFTAQLTQMAGVEQQLLTNDLLTSLLAAQAGGGLDNAANYIGKSVTAAWTATEFSDGKATWAYELGADADKATLQVVDSKGVVVWEGAAPDKKSGLHTFNWDGKLKDGGTAEDGGVYTLKVAATDATGAKVDAQALIQGRVTGVEMYSGAPYLVIGDSILPLSTVISLNEIRSQAANDTDDTENPNVPTEEAAA, via the coding sequence ATGGTCGACGCCGTCACAACCTCCGCCGCAGCGGGCCGCATCACCGGCGGCACCAAGGCCTTGGCCTCGAACTTCGAGACCTTCCTGACCCTGCTGACCACGCAGATGAAGAACCAGGATCCGCTGTCGCCGCTGGATTCAAACCAGTTCACCGCGCAGCTGACCCAGATGGCCGGCGTGGAGCAGCAACTGCTAACGAACGACCTTCTGACCAGCCTGCTGGCCGCCCAGGCCGGCGGCGGTCTGGACAACGCCGCCAACTATATCGGCAAGAGCGTCACCGCCGCCTGGACCGCGACCGAGTTCAGCGACGGCAAGGCCACCTGGGCCTATGAGCTGGGCGCCGACGCGGACAAGGCCACCTTGCAGGTCGTCGACAGCAAGGGCGTCGTCGTCTGGGAAGGCGCCGCGCCCGACAAGAAATCCGGCCTGCACACCTTCAACTGGGACGGCAAGCTGAAAGATGGCGGCACAGCCGAGGACGGCGGGGTCTATACGCTGAAGGTCGCCGCCACCGACGCCACGGGCGCCAAGGTGGATGCCCAGGCCCTGATCCAGGGTCGGGTCACCGGCGTCGAGATGTACAGCGGCGCGCCGTACCTGGTGATCGGCGATTCCATCCTTCCGCTTTCGACCGTGATTTCGCTGAACGAGATCAGGTCCCAGGCGGCGAACGATACCGACGATACGGAGAATCCGAACGTCCCGACCGAGGAGGCGGCCGCATGA
- a CDS encoding ABC transporter ATP-binding protein, with protein sequence MTEAPENLIEVRGLLSQFGERTIHENLDLDLVRGEVMGVVGGSGAGKTVLLNTIIGLKEPEGGSVKVLGYDRATLTDDQSADIERRTGILFQQGALFSSLSVLENVASPLVEHTKLPKAIIYELAELKIAMVGLKPEHHHLKPAELSGGMKKRAGLARALALDPELVFLDEPTAGLDPIGAAAFDDLIRQLADDLGLSVFMITHDLDTLYAICDKVAVLADKRVVEKATVRELEGSDHPWIKEYFLGPRGRAATKSAA encoded by the coding sequence ATGACCGAAGCACCAGAAAACCTGATCGAGGTGCGCGGCCTGCTGAGCCAGTTCGGCGAGCGCACCATCCACGAGAATCTCGACCTCGACCTGGTGCGCGGCGAAGTCATGGGCGTCGTCGGCGGATCGGGCGCGGGCAAGACCGTACTGCTGAACACCATCATCGGACTGAAAGAGCCCGAGGGCGGGTCGGTGAAGGTGCTGGGTTACGACCGTGCGACCCTGACCGACGATCAGTCGGCGGACATCGAGCGCCGCACCGGCATCCTGTTCCAGCAGGGCGCGCTGTTCTCGTCGCTGAGCGTGCTGGAGAACGTTGCCTCGCCCTTGGTCGAGCACACCAAACTGCCCAAGGCGATCATCTATGAACTGGCCGAACTCAAGATCGCCATGGTGGGCCTCAAGCCCGAACACCACCACCTGAAGCCCGCCGAACTGTCGGGCGGCATGAAGAAGCGCGCCGGCCTGGCGCGTGCGCTGGCGCTGGACCCGGAACTGGTGTTTCTGGACGAGCCGACGGCGGGCCTTGATCCCATCGGCGCCGCCGCCTTCGACGATCTGATCCGGCAACTGGCGGACGACCTGGGTTTGTCCGTCTTCATGATCACCCACGACCTCGATACGCTCTACGCCATCTGTGACAAGGTGGCGGTGCTGGCGGACAAGCGGGTCGTGGAAAAGGCCACGGTGCGGGAGCTGGAAGGCTCCGACCATCCGTGGATCAAAGAATATTTCCTGGGGCCGCGCGGACGCGCAGCCACCAAGTCTGCCGCCTGA
- a CDS encoding flagellar hook-length control protein FliK has product MSTASALLAPAAPVSTGTSAAALGAESADAGLFSSKVADALNASVHGAPVERMTPGRLMGARSLGVIMGQAARAETDTVAPGLTAEMSGTIPVQRGDLETPPAASDAQEIETDKTANDNAAGVAAASPSVVPEQMTPVTPATASSAQSTPVEAPVTEADGSDAGNIETKILRSLTTPQAGASAEQTPAPTPTPFMAEASDVDGAVRAASQRPKDEAKAENASAGTTIKVVAAEPGDLPAQATSIPAPVETKQTAKIAADNDKSAPVEPTMPTVDMKHAAELRAASRPTTEPAAAPAEAAALATAASDAAKTAGQSAPVDATKPVAPSPIAQALTAAQIPATQVQVSVAATAPKPSIIAPAAVAVAVKEAELVEPTEKSAAPDQPKAGGQAEAPKQPSTQAPPPLRGAGPEAANETRNTFAPSIEPKPADAATPSAKVEGDAQPTPPPTKAAEAKPAAVGMSAPATPDTPIASAVPADTQVAQQSAQQPATPAHAPGLSTLSRATLETTAQLAAQIARKLDSRSTRFDMVLTPEDLGRVDVSLEIGKDGQLSARLTFDNPAAAADLKGRADELRRQLQEAGFQVAGDALDFSQRDPSAGGGAFERQQQRNALFAGGSRLAAQADMPIVPAPGAWINHSLTPDRVDLKV; this is encoded by the coding sequence ATGTCCACCGCTTCCGCCCTGCTCGCGCCTGCTGCTCCGGTTTCGACCGGAACGTCGGCTGCCGCCCTGGGCGCAGAGTCAGCCGATGCGGGCCTGTTCTCCAGCAAGGTCGCCGACGCGCTGAATGCGAGCGTCCACGGCGCGCCGGTCGAACGGATGACGCCCGGCCGTCTGATGGGCGCTCGGTCTCTGGGCGTCATCATGGGCCAAGCTGCAAGGGCCGAAACGGACACGGTTGCGCCGGGCCTGACGGCTGAGATGAGCGGTACGATCCCAGTCCAGCGCGGCGACCTCGAAACCCCGCCCGCCGCTTCCGACGCGCAAGAGATCGAAACCGACAAGACCGCCAACGACAACGCCGCAGGCGTCGCAGCCGCATCACCGTCTGTCGTCCCTGAACAGATGACGCCGGTTACGCCCGCAACCGCCTCGTCCGCACAATCGACGCCCGTCGAAGCGCCGGTTACCGAGGCCGATGGGTCGGACGCAGGCAATATCGAAACGAAGATCCTGAGAAGCTTGACTACTCCTCAAGCTGGCGCGTCAGCGGAGCAGACACCAGCGCCGACGCCGACGCCCTTTATGGCAGAGGCCTCTGACGTTGATGGTGCAGTAAGGGCGGCTTCACAGCGCCCGAAAGATGAAGCCAAGGCCGAGAACGCATCGGCTGGCACCACCATTAAAGTAGTTGCCGCCGAACCGGGCGACCTTCCCGCCCAAGCCACATCGATCCCAGCTCCAGTCGAGACGAAGCAGACAGCCAAGATCGCAGCTGACAACGACAAGAGCGCGCCCGTCGAGCCCACAATGCCTACCGTGGACATGAAGCATGCGGCCGAGCTCAGGGCTGCATCTCGTCCGACAACCGAGCCCGCCGCCGCTCCAGCGGAAGCCGCTGCTCTAGCAACCGCTGCGTCCGACGCGGCAAAGACCGCTGGCCAGTCGGCACCTGTTGATGCAACCAAGCCGGTCGCCCCATCACCCATCGCTCAGGCGCTGACGGCCGCTCAGATTCCAGCGACCCAAGTCCAGGTTTCCGTCGCGGCGACGGCGCCCAAGCCGTCAATCATCGCTCCGGCCGCCGTCGCCGTCGCGGTGAAGGAAGCGGAATTGGTCGAACCGACCGAAAAGTCTGCGGCGCCCGACCAGCCGAAGGCGGGCGGTCAGGCCGAGGCGCCGAAGCAACCCTCCACTCAAGCTCCTCCGCCTCTGCGCGGCGCCGGCCCTGAAGCGGCGAACGAAACCCGCAACACCTTCGCGCCTTCGATCGAGCCCAAACCGGCCGACGCCGCAACCCCTTCGGCCAAGGTCGAAGGCGACGCCCAACCCACGCCCCCGCCCACAAAGGCGGCCGAAGCGAAGCCCGCCGCCGTGGGCATGTCCGCTCCGGCGACGCCCGACACGCCGATCGCCAGTGCGGTGCCTGCCGACACCCAAGTCGCCCAACAGTCCGCGCAACAGCCCGCCACGCCCGCCCATGCTCCGGGCCTGTCCACCCTGTCGCGCGCCACCCTCGAAACCACCGCCCAGCTCGCCGCGCAGATCGCCCGCAAGCTGGACAGCCGTTCGACCCGGTTCGACATGGTGCTGACGCCCGAAGATTTGGGCCGCGTCGATGTCAGCCTGGAAATCGGCAAGGACGGTCAGCTGTCCGCTCGCCTGACTTTCGACAATCCCGCCGCCGCCGCCGATCTGAAGGGTCGCGCCGACGAACTGCGTCGCCAGCTTCAGGAGGCCGGCTTCCAGGTCGCAGGCGACGCACTCGACTTCTCGCAACGCGATCCATCTGCGGGCGGCGGCGCCTTCGAGCGCCAGCAGCAGCGCAACGCCCTGTTCGCCGGCGGCTCTCGCCTCGCGGCCCAGGCCGACATGCCCATCGTCCCGGCGCCTGGCGCCTGGATCAACCATTCCCTGACGCCTGACCGCGTCGATCTGAAGGTCTGA
- the flgK gene encoding flagellar hook-associated protein FlgK, with product MNIATSGLKTAQSQLRVTADNIANVDTPGYIRKVADQSAAVTNGYGSGVDVTRVRLATDRFLQAASLSAGADAARQTVRYELYDQIQNQFGDPSSDTNFFAQVDKLFATYATLAESPTSSAGRQDTIYKTQAIFNQAAGIASQIQSARQEADGRLLSAVETVNPLLEQIAKLNKTIAAGTVTNEDVTGAQNAQLGLIKELSKYMDVKVEARSNGGVTLRTNTGTTLVGEGAATLSYQAAGTVDAMTAFSDIMITEPSGTRWPLLDGVSSGQIRGLVEMRDVDAPAAAARLGELTAKLADELNRAHNANSSVPAPTTLTGRNTGQSLENALTGFTGTTTISAVNASGVVQASARIVFSGGTMTINGAAADPTTFLSVLNAQLGGTATASFSDGQLRLDGAGGNGVAIADDATSPSTKGGRGFSHWFGLNDLVATTTPTFYETGLTLTSQHGFDPGESLTLRFAGPSGARLRDITVSVPAGTGTMGEMLGALNDPITGVGRYGAFSLDAAGKLSFKAYDPSATSMSVVKDNTTQDPSGVSMSQLFGLGATGSTRAGAYTVRSDIQQDPGKLALAQLNLSAAAATPALSKNDGRGGLALGDVGKKNVAFAAAGGNAGGTKTLSSYAADFAGEIGGKASAAKTRSETASALAKEADSRRTSAEGVNMDEELVNMTTFQQAYNASARLIQASKDMYDVLIGILQ from the coding sequence ATGAACATTGCGACCTCAGGGCTGAAGACCGCCCAGTCGCAGTTGCGCGTCACCGCCGACAATATCGCCAACGTCGATACGCCCGGATACATCCGCAAGGTCGCCGATCAGTCGGCCGCCGTCACCAATGGCTATGGTTCGGGTGTCGACGTCACGCGGGTGCGTCTGGCGACAGACCGTTTCCTGCAGGCGGCCAGCCTCAGCGCCGGGGCGGACGCCGCGCGCCAGACCGTGCGCTATGAGCTGTACGACCAGATCCAGAACCAGTTCGGCGATCCCAGCAGCGACACCAACTTCTTCGCTCAGGTCGACAAGCTGTTCGCCACCTATGCGACCCTAGCCGAAAGCCCGACGTCCTCGGCCGGGCGTCAGGATACCATCTACAAGACCCAGGCGATCTTCAATCAGGCCGCCGGCATCGCGTCCCAGATCCAGTCAGCGCGTCAGGAGGCGGACGGCCGGCTGCTGAGCGCGGTCGAGACGGTCAATCCTCTGCTGGAACAGATCGCCAAGCTGAACAAGACCATCGCCGCCGGCACGGTGACGAACGAGGATGTGACGGGCGCCCAGAACGCCCAGCTCGGCCTGATCAAAGAACTGTCCAAATATATGGATGTGAAGGTCGAGGCGCGCTCGAACGGCGGCGTGACGCTTCGCACCAACACAGGCACGACCCTGGTGGGCGAGGGGGCGGCGACGCTGTCGTACCAGGCGGCCGGTACGGTGGACGCCATGACGGCCTTCTCCGACATCATGATCACCGAGCCCAGCGGCACGCGCTGGCCGCTGCTGGACGGCGTGTCGTCCGGTCAGATCCGGGGTCTGGTCGAGATGCGCGATGTCGATGCGCCAGCGGCTGCCGCGCGCCTGGGTGAGTTGACGGCCAAACTCGCGGACGAACTGAACCGCGCCCATAACGCAAACAGCAGCGTTCCTGCACCGACCACCTTGACGGGGCGCAACACCGGCCAGTCGCTGGAGAACGCCCTGACCGGCTTCACCGGCACGACGACCATCTCGGCGGTCAATGCGTCGGGCGTGGTGCAGGCCTCGGCCCGGATCGTCTTTTCCGGCGGCACAATGACGATCAACGGCGCCGCCGCGGATCCGACCACCTTCCTCAGCGTACTGAACGCCCAACTGGGCGGCACGGCGACGGCAAGCTTCTCGGACGGCCAACTGCGCCTGGACGGGGCGGGCGGAAACGGTGTGGCCATCGCCGACGACGCGACCTCGCCCAGCACGAAGGGCGGGCGCGGATTTTCGCACTGGTTCGGGCTGAACGACCTGGTCGCCACGACGACGCCGACCTTCTACGAGACGGGCCTGACCCTGACGTCTCAGCATGGGTTCGATCCGGGCGAGAGCCTGACCTTGCGCTTTGCCGGTCCGTCCGGGGCGCGTCTTCGTGACATCACCGTGTCCGTGCCCGCCGGGACGGGCACAATGGGCGAGATGCTGGGCGCGCTGAACGATCCCATCACCGGCGTCGGCCGCTATGGCGCCTTCAGCCTGGATGCGGCGGGCAAGCTGTCATTCAAGGCCTACGACCCGTCTGCGACGTCGATGAGCGTCGTGAAGGACAATACGACCCAGGATCCGTCCGGCGTTTCGATGTCGCAACTGTTCGGCCTGGGCGCGACGGGATCGACGCGGGCGGGCGCCTACACGGTGCGCAGCGACATCCAGCAGGATCCCGGCAAGCTGGCCTTGGCGCAATTGAACCTGTCGGCCGCGGCGGCGACGCCGGCGCTGAGCAAGAACGATGGGCGCGGTGGCCTGGCGCTGGGGGATGTGGGCAAGAAGAACGTCGCCTTCGCCGCAGCCGGCGGCAATGCCGGCGGGACCAAGACCCTGTCGTCCTATGCGGCGGACTTCGCCGGCGAGATCGGCGGCAAGGCCTCGGCCGCCAAGACCCGCAGCGAAACGGCAAGCGCTCTGGCCAAGGAGGCGGACAGCCGCCGCACCTCGGCCGAAGGCGTGAACATGGACGAGGAACTGGTCAATATGACCACGTTCCAGCAAGCCTATAACGCCTCTGCGCGCCTGATTCAGGCTAGCAAGGACATGTACGACGTACTGATCGGAATCCTGCAATGA
- a CDS encoding UdgX family uracil-DNA binding protein (This protein belongs to the uracil DNA glycosylase superfamily, members of which act in excision repair of DNA. However, it belongs more specifically to UdgX branch, whose founding member was found to bind uracil in DNA (where it does not belong), without cleaving it, appears to promote DNA repair by a pathway involving RecA, rather than base excision.): MAVATLDGETDFDGWRKAARAFRLAGVEPAAARFVVAGTMEQGGLFDQPIAEEASPTPDERRAFNVPKEFVDLAQKLILHRSADRFDLMYRLLWRLKDEPDLIKVISDRDVADALERVKNVSRASHKMKAFVRFRQVQDDLGEAWVAWFEPPHRVLEKTAPFFQRRFTTMRWSILTPDGSAFWDGEALRFGVPATRDMAPAEDEIEDFWKTYYASTFNPARLKVKTMQGEMAKSYWKNLPEAALIPELVAASSVRTETMVATPSPQPNPRFARAVAPDLHMARPDAEAVPENLEDVASGVQACRRCPLYRDATQGVCGEGPKSARLMIVGEQPGDQEDLAGRAFIGPAGQVLNAALAEAGIDRSDVYVTNAVKHFKHEPRGKRRLHKTPNAGEVQACRWWLDSERRLIKPQVVLALGATAGLALLGRKPAVMQERGAPIDLSDGSTAVLTVHPSYLLRLPDEAAKFEARRLFIEDLAAVQRRMG, translated from the coding sequence ATGGCGGTGGCGACGCTGGACGGTGAGACGGACTTCGACGGCTGGCGGAAAGCGGCGCGCGCGTTTCGATTGGCGGGTGTGGAGCCTGCGGCGGCGCGGTTCGTCGTGGCGGGGACGATGGAACAGGGCGGGCTTTTCGATCAGCCGATTGCCGAAGAGGCGTCGCCGACGCCGGATGAGCGCAGAGCTTTCAACGTCCCGAAAGAGTTCGTGGACCTAGCCCAGAAGCTGATCCTGCATCGATCCGCTGACCGTTTCGATCTGATGTATCGGCTGCTGTGGCGGCTGAAGGATGAGCCGGACCTGATCAAGGTCATTTCGGACCGCGACGTCGCCGACGCGCTGGAGCGGGTCAAGAACGTCAGCCGGGCTTCGCACAAGATGAAGGCCTTCGTTCGCTTTCGCCAGGTGCAGGACGATCTGGGCGAGGCCTGGGTGGCGTGGTTCGAGCCGCCGCATCGGGTTTTGGAAAAGACCGCGCCCTTCTTCCAGCGGCGGTTCACGACCATGCGCTGGTCGATCCTGACGCCGGACGGTTCGGCCTTCTGGGATGGAGAAGCCCTGCGGTTCGGGGTGCCAGCGACCCGCGACATGGCGCCTGCCGAGGACGAGATCGAGGATTTCTGGAAGACCTACTACGCCTCGACCTTCAATCCTGCGCGACTGAAGGTGAAGACGATGCAGGGGGAGATGGCCAAGTCCTATTGGAAGAACCTGCCGGAAGCCGCCCTGATCCCGGAACTGGTCGCGGCCTCGTCGGTTCGAACCGAGACCATGGTCGCCACGCCGTCTCCTCAGCCCAATCCGCGTTTCGCGCGCGCCGTCGCGCCAGACCTGCATATGGCGCGTCCCGACGCCGAGGCCGTGCCCGAAAACCTCGAAGATGTCGCCAGCGGCGTTCAGGCCTGCCGCCGCTGCCCGCTATACCGCGACGCGACGCAAGGCGTGTGCGGGGAGGGGCCGAAGTCGGCGCGTCTGATGATCGTCGGCGAACAGCCGGGCGATCAGGAGGATCTGGCAGGCCGCGCCTTCATCGGGCCGGCGGGGCAGGTGTTGAACGCAGCCTTGGCCGAGGCCGGCATTGATCGATCCGACGTCTATGTCACCAACGCGGTCAAACACTTCAAACACGAGCCGCGCGGCAAACGTCGCCTGCACAAGACGCCGAACGCGGGCGAGGTTCAGGCCTGCCGCTGGTGGCTGGACTCGGAGCGCAGGCTGATCAAGCCGCAAGTCGTGCTGGCCCTGGGGGCGACGGCGGGTCTGGCGTTGCTGGGTCGCAAGCCCGCCGTGATGCAGGAACGCGGCGCGCCGATCGACCTGAGCGATGGATCGACCGCCGTGCTGACGGTTCACCCCTCCTATTTGTTACGTCTGCCGGACGAGGCCGCGAAGTTCGAGGCGAGACGGTTGTTCATTGAGGATCTGGCGGCGGTGCAACGTCGTATGGGGTAA
- a CDS encoding putative DNA modification/repair radical SAM protein encodes MARLDLRRKLSVLADAAKYDASCSSSGTSKRNSVGGKGIGSTEGMGICHAYTPDGRCISLLKILLTNFCIYDCAYCINRVSSNVERGRFDVDEVVDLTLNFYKRNYIEGLFLSSGIIRSGDYTMEQLVLVAKTLREVHDFRGYIHLKLIPEADPKLVEMAGLYADRLSANIELPRDEALARLAPQKDVGVIKKAMSQVRLGVEAAKPAKREKIKPPKFAPGGQSTQLIIGADGAPDTEILDRSASLYGGYGLRRVYYSAFSPIPDSSSILPLSKPPLMREHRLYQADWLMRFYGFSAPEIGEGASNGMLDLAVDPKLAWALNKREQFPVDVNRAPREMLLRVPGLGVKAVDRIVSVRRYRTLRLEDVGRLTRSVAKIRPFITALDWTPGGLTDAADLKARVTSRTPEQLSLF; translated from the coding sequence ATGGCCCGTCTCGATCTGCGTCGAAAACTTTCCGTTCTGGCTGACGCCGCCAAGTATGACGCCTCGTGTTCGTCGTCCGGAACGTCGAAACGAAACTCCGTCGGCGGCAAGGGGATCGGCTCGACCGAAGGCATGGGCATCTGTCATGCCTATACGCCGGACGGTCGATGCATCAGTCTGCTCAAGATCCTGCTGACCAACTTCTGCATCTACGACTGCGCCTATTGCATCAATCGCGTGTCGTCGAACGTGGAGCGCGGGCGGTTCGATGTCGACGAGGTGGTCGACCTGACGCTCAACTTTTACAAGCGCAACTATATCGAGGGTCTGTTCCTGTCGTCGGGCATCATTCGATCCGGCGACTATACGATGGAGCAGCTGGTCCTGGTGGCCAAGACGCTGCGGGAAGTCCACGATTTCCGGGGCTATATTCATCTGAAGCTGATCCCGGAGGCGGATCCGAAGCTGGTGGAGATGGCGGGACTGTATGCCGACCGCTTGTCAGCCAATATTGAGCTTCCACGCGACGAGGCGCTGGCGCGACTTGCGCCACAAAAGGATGTCGGGGTCATTAAAAAGGCGATGAGCCAGGTGCGCCTTGGTGTCGAGGCGGCCAAGCCGGCCAAACGTGAAAAGATCAAACCGCCGAAGTTCGCGCCGGGCGGCCAGAGCACCCAGCTGATCATCGGCGCCGACGGCGCGCCGGATACGGAAATCCTGGATCGCAGCGCTTCGCTCTACGGCGGTTACGGCCTGCGTCGCGTCTATTATTCGGCGTTCAGCCCCATCCCGGACTCCAGTTCGATCCTGCCGCTGTCTAAGCCGCCGCTGATGCGTGAGCATCGGCTGTATCAGGCCGATTGGCTGATGCGGTTCTATGGCTTCTCCGCGCCGGAGATTGGCGAGGGGGCATCGAACGGCATGCTCGATCTGGCGGTCGACCCCAAACTGGCTTGGGCTCTGAACAAGCGCGAGCAATTTCCCGTCGATGTGAACCGCGCGCCGCGCGAGATGCTGCTCCGTGTGCCGGGGCTGGGCGTGAAAGCTGTGGACCGGATTGTCTCGGTGCGCCGCTATCGGACCCTGCGGCTGGAGGACGTCGGACGACTGACGCGATCGGTTGCCAAGATTCGGCCTTTCATTACGGCGCTGGACTGGACGCCAGGCGGTCTGACGGACGCGGCGGACCTCAAGGCGCGCGTGACCAGCCGCACGCCCGAGCAGTTGAGCCTGTTCTGA